A stretch of the Mesorhizobium huakuii genome encodes the following:
- the istA gene encoding IS21 family transposase encodes MTISPELEAQILRLYHAEKWRCGTIARQLHVHHTTVHRVLAQAGLPRHKPLQRASIIEPYLPFIEQTLEKFPSLTASRLYAMVRERGYRGLPTHFRHLVALHRPRKPAEAFLRLRTLPGEQGQVDWAHFGHIEIGNARRPLMAFVMVLSYSRDIYLRFFLDARMENFLRGHVGAFNTWCGLPRVLLYDNLKSAVLERQGDAIRFHPTLLAFAGFYRFEPRPVAVARGNEKGRVERAIRHIREAFFIARRFTDLDDLNAQAEQWCRNQAADRPCPEDRTMTVRQAFAQEQPLLLPLPANPYPVEEQVAAKVGKTPYVRFDLNDYSVPHAHVRRTLSVRADLGLVRVFDGAKMIASHRRSYDRDQQIEDPQHLKALVAIKREARQHRGLNSLTRAVPACQTLMIRAAERGSNIGAITNAMLKLLDLYGAQELQAAVEEALHAGASHSRSVRDVLERRRVARGAPPPVETSLPEHVRRKDTTVRPHRLDSYDQLTLGGKDDE; translated from the coding sequence ATGACCATCAGCCCCGAACTGGAAGCGCAGATCCTGCGCCTGTATCACGCCGAGAAGTGGCGCTGCGGCACCATCGCCAGGCAATTGCATGTCCATCACACGACGGTGCATCGCGTTCTGGCCCAGGCGGGATTGCCCCGGCACAAGCCGCTGCAGAGAGCCTCAATCATTGAACCGTATCTTCCATTCATTGAGCAGACGCTGGAAAAGTTCCCCTCGCTGACCGCCAGCCGCCTTTATGCGATGGTGCGCGAGCGCGGCTACCGGGGCTTGCCGACGCACTTTCGGCACCTGGTTGCCCTGCACCGTCCCCGCAAGCCGGCCGAGGCGTTCCTGCGGCTACGCACATTGCCGGGCGAGCAGGGACAGGTCGACTGGGCCCACTTCGGTCACATCGAGATCGGCAACGCCCGCCGGCCGCTCATGGCGTTCGTGATGGTGCTTTCCTACTCACGCGACATCTACCTGCGCTTCTTCCTCGACGCGCGAATGGAAAACTTCCTGCGCGGTCACGTCGGCGCGTTCAACACATGGTGCGGGCTGCCCAGGGTCCTGCTCTATGACAATCTCAAGAGTGCGGTGCTCGAGCGCCAGGGCGATGCGATCCGCTTCCATCCGACGCTGCTTGCCTTCGCCGGCTTCTATCGGTTCGAGCCACGTCCTGTCGCGGTTGCCCGGGGCAACGAAAAAGGCCGCGTCGAGCGCGCCATACGGCATATAAGGGAAGCATTCTTCATCGCCCGCAGGTTCACCGATCTCGACGATCTGAATGCCCAGGCCGAACAGTGGTGCCGCAACCAGGCAGCCGACCGGCCATGCCCCGAGGACCGGACGATGACGGTCCGCCAGGCGTTTGCGCAAGAGCAGCCACTGCTTCTGCCGCTGCCCGCCAACCCATACCCCGTCGAGGAGCAGGTCGCCGCCAAGGTTGGCAAAACGCCCTATGTGCGCTTCGACCTCAACGATTACTCGGTACCGCATGCTCATGTCCGGCGCACGCTCAGCGTGCGCGCCGATCTCGGCCTGGTCCGCGTCTTCGACGGCGCAAAGATGATCGCCAGTCACCGTCGCAGCTATGATCGTGACCAGCAGATCGAGGACCCTCAGCACCTCAAGGCTCTCGTCGCAATCAAGCGCGAGGCGCGCCAGCATCGCGGCCTCAACAGCCTGACGCGCGCCGTGCCGGCCTGCCAGACCCTGATGATCCGGGCCGCCGAGCGTGGCTCCAATATCGGTGCGATCACAAACGCGATGCTGAAACTGCTTGACCTGTACGGCGCGCAGGAACTGCAGGCCGCCGTCGAGGAAGCTTTGCACGCCGGCGCCTCCCATTCGAGGTCGGTTCGCGACGTACTGGAACGCCGCCGGGTCGCCCGTGGTGCTCCGCCGCCGGTCGAAACGAGCCTGCCCGAACACGTGCGGCGCAAGGATACGACGGTACGGCCGCATCGCCTCGACAGCTACGACCAACTGACCCTTGGAGGCAAAGATGATGAATAA
- the istB gene encoding IS21-like element helper ATPase IstB, with protein sequence MMNNPDILLNRAKALRLNGLITHWDEIADADWLAAVLQWEEEERSDRSMRRRMRAARLGHFKQLSDYDWHWPRRIDRAAVEDLMTLSFMNDAANIVFIGPNGVGKSTLARNVAHQALICGHTVLFRTASEMLGELAALDSDAALRRRLHHYAAADVLAIDEVGYLSYSNRHADLLFELISRRYEKRSTIITTNRPFADWSEVFPNAACVVSLVDRLMHRSEVISIEGDSYRFKEAAERSKAQREKRTSRSSGEKVPAA encoded by the coding sequence ATGATGAATAATCCCGACATCCTGCTCAACCGGGCCAAGGCGTTGCGCCTCAATGGCCTGATCACCCATTGGGACGAAATCGCTGACGCGGACTGGCTGGCCGCCGTCCTTCAATGGGAAGAAGAGGAGCGCTCCGACCGTTCGATGCGGCGACGCATGCGTGCCGCCAGGCTCGGCCACTTCAAGCAACTGTCCGATTATGACTGGCACTGGCCGCGCCGCATCGACCGCGCCGCCGTCGAGGATCTGATGACCCTGTCCTTCATGAACGATGCCGCCAACATCGTCTTTATCGGCCCCAACGGCGTCGGGAAATCGACACTTGCTCGCAATGTCGCTCACCAGGCGCTCATCTGCGGTCACACCGTCCTCTTCCGAACCGCCAGCGAGATGCTCGGCGAACTCGCCGCCCTCGACAGCGATGCAGCCTTGCGCCGACGGCTTCACCACTACGCCGCCGCCGACGTTCTTGCGATCGACGAGGTCGGGTATCTGTCCTACTCGAACCGTCATGCGGACCTGCTGTTCGAGCTCATCAGCCGGCGCTACGAAAAACGCTCAACCATCATCACCACCAACAGACCCTTCGCTGATTGGTCGGAGGTCTTTCCCAATGCCGCCTGCGTCGTCAGCCTCGTCGACCGCCTCATGCACCGATCCGAGGTGATCTCCATCGAAGGCGATTCCTATCGCTTCAAGGAAGCGGCCGAGCGATCAAAGGCACAGCGCGAAAAACGCACCAGCCGCTCCTCCGGCGAAAAGGTGCCCGCGGCATGA
- a CDS encoding cupin domain-containing protein — translation MLKILVSALLAAAALYANCALALDTSSTPVVVTPLASRTTTASGQPITLPQKNVQVLVSTYDIAVGATLPVHRHPFPRYAYVEAGTLKVTNVETGNSNTYKTGDFIIEMIGQWHQATNIGDGPVKLLVIDQVEEGAKNTELRQ, via the coding sequence ATGCTCAAAATCCTGGTATCGGCACTGCTGGCCGCGGCTGCACTTTACGCAAATTGCGCCCTGGCCCTCGACACCAGCAGCACGCCTGTTGTCGTGACGCCGCTCGCGTCACGCACGACCACCGCGTCCGGCCAGCCGATCACGCTGCCGCAGAAGAACGTGCAGGTGCTGGTGTCGACCTACGATATCGCGGTGGGCGCGACCTTGCCGGTGCACCGGCACCCCTTCCCGCGCTACGCCTATGTCGAGGCCGGAACGCTGAAGGTCACCAATGTCGAGACCGGCAACAGCAACACCTACAAGACAGGCGATTTCATCATCGAAATGATCGGCCAGTGGCATCAGGCCACCAACATTGGCGATGGCCCGGTGAAGCTCCTGGTCATCGATCAGGTCGAGGAAGGCGCCAAGAATACGGAATTGCGCCAGTAG
- a CDS encoding carboxymuconolactone decarboxylase family protein, whose amino-acid sequence MQARIKNPVMLIPGALQALLALDKSTETADVPYATRKLIHLRASQINACSLCVDMHARELKKAGEKDERIFALAAWRETPYFTDAERAALALAEAGTRLADRPDAVPDDVWDEAARHYDEKALAALVIQVALINAFNRLNATTRQIVGAWG is encoded by the coding sequence ATGCAAGCCAGAATCAAGAACCCGGTGATGCTCATCCCAGGCGCTCTGCAAGCGCTGCTGGCGCTGGACAAGTCGACCGAGACAGCCGACGTGCCTTATGCGACGCGCAAGCTGATCCATCTGCGGGCGAGCCAGATCAATGCCTGCAGCCTCTGCGTCGACATGCATGCGCGCGAACTGAAGAAGGCCGGCGAGAAGGACGAGCGCATCTTTGCTCTCGCCGCTTGGCGCGAGACGCCGTACTTCACCGATGCCGAGCGGGCGGCCCTGGCGCTGGCCGAGGCCGGCACGAGGCTCGCCGACCGCCCCGACGCCGTGCCGGACGATGTCTGGGACGAAGCCGCCCGGCACTATGACGAAAAGGCACTTGCTGCCTTGGTCATTCAGGTCGCCCTGATCAACGCCTTCAACCGGCTGAATGCGACGACACGGCAGATAGTCGGCGCCTGGGGCTGA
- a CDS encoding copper homeostasis protein CutC, with protein sequence MTAQTRPPLIEICVEGIDGLLAAQAAGADRIELCASLVEGGITPSLGTVRAALDQATVPFHVMVRPRGGDFLYSETEYRSMLADVAALRELGVPGVVFGCLSADGTIDEKRMSELTDAAGYLNVTCHRAFDMTRDPTEALEALVRCKVGRVLTSGQRDTAIEGLPLLADLVRQAGDRIIILGCGGLDLGNIAEVRKETGLAEMHFAALKDVPSAMRYRNPKVGMGGSDLDREYRNTLTDTPLVAATIAAAKA encoded by the coding sequence TTGACCGCACAAACCCGCCCGCCGCTGATCGAAATCTGTGTCGAAGGCATAGATGGCCTGCTCGCCGCGCAGGCGGCCGGGGCCGACCGGATCGAACTCTGCGCCAGCCTTGTCGAAGGCGGCATCACGCCGAGCCTCGGCACGGTGCGCGCGGCGCTCGACCAGGCGACCGTGCCGTTTCATGTCATGGTGCGGCCGCGCGGCGGCGATTTTCTCTACAGCGAGACCGAATACCGCTCGATGCTCGCCGATGTCGCGGCACTCCGCGAACTCGGCGTGCCCGGCGTGGTGTTCGGCTGCCTGAGCGCCGACGGCACCATCGACGAGAAGCGGATGAGCGAACTGACGGACGCCGCCGGATATCTGAATGTCACTTGCCACCGCGCCTTCGACATGACGCGCGATCCGACCGAGGCGCTGGAAGCGCTGGTCCGCTGCAAGGTCGGCCGCGTGCTGACCAGCGGCCAGCGCGACACCGCGATTGAAGGCCTGCCATTGTTGGCGGATCTGGTGCGGCAGGCCGGCGACCGCATCATCATCCTCGGTTGCGGCGGGCTCGATCTCGGCAATATCGCCGAGGTGCGCAAAGAAACCGGGCTGGCCGAAATGCATTTTGCAGCACTGAAGGACGTGCCGAGCGCCATGCGCTACCGCAATCCCAAGGTCGGCATGGGCGGCTCCGACCTCGACCGCGAGTACCGCAATACACTGACCGACACACCGCTGGTGGCGGCAACGATCGCGGCGGCCAAGGCATGA
- a CDS encoding SRPBCC family protein, which translates to MPSNVFRFDESWDIPEGTPRQVWDVLSDAELLPLWWGDVYKEVVPINGKGKPSVGSRARARARGALPYELNFIIEAAELEPGRLVVVKTFGDFDGLWRAELSPSGSGTHVQLTWQVTVERPILKFLAPLLRPAFAWNHRWTTPRGEAGLRRYLRLGTTVSRRDKS; encoded by the coding sequence ATGCCAAGCAACGTCTTCCGCTTCGACGAAAGCTGGGACATTCCCGAGGGCACGCCTCGGCAAGTGTGGGATGTGCTCTCCGATGCCGAATTGCTTCCGCTGTGGTGGGGCGATGTCTACAAGGAAGTGGTGCCGATCAACGGCAAGGGCAAGCCATCGGTCGGCTCACGGGCAAGGGCACGGGCGCGTGGCGCCCTGCCCTATGAACTGAACTTCATCATCGAGGCCGCCGAACTCGAGCCTGGCCGGCTGGTCGTGGTGAAAACCTTTGGCGACTTCGACGGGCTGTGGCGGGCCGAACTGTCGCCGTCGGGCAGCGGCACCCATGTCCAGCTGACCTGGCAGGTCACGGTCGAGCGGCCGATCCTCAAATTCCTGGCACCGCTGCTGCGGCCGGCCTTCGCCTGGAACCATCGCTGGACAACACCGCGCGGCGAAGCCGGCCTGCGGCGCTATCTGAGGCTCGGAACAACAGTGTCTCGGCGTGATAAGTCCTGA
- a CDS encoding acyltransferase family protein, with product MSEISATEMVPSRSVVDRSARTRLAYLDGWRGLSIALVLIGHFFPVPGINLGVLGVEFFFVLSGRLMGEILFIERYPLKKFFKRRFSRIYPALLVFVVIAMVALSGTFIAYKWKAALTALTFTYNYAGILVTRAGALDHIWSLCVEEHAYIILALISALVSSRNRVIPLLLALALLAMANGAVSYWVFKLDYEATYWRTDVHIASILLSASICLLKAEGRLPAVLKGPYVALAAAAVAVLLFIDPVPTPIHYLLAVPLLALAVNALDFSMPIFSNLLSSWPMATLGLWSYSLYLWQQPFYKFVYEQGSNPWPMLARSLPARFAATTSSSGRRVNG from the coding sequence ATGTCCGAAATTTCCGCCACCGAGATGGTTCCGTCCCGATCCGTCGTCGACAGATCGGCCAGGACAAGGTTGGCCTATCTCGACGGCTGGCGCGGCCTGTCGATCGCCCTGGTGCTGATCGGCCATTTTTTCCCGGTTCCCGGAATCAATCTCGGCGTGCTCGGCGTCGAATTCTTCTTCGTGCTCAGCGGCCGGCTGATGGGCGAAATCCTGTTCATCGAACGCTATCCGCTGAAGAAATTCTTCAAGCGCCGTTTCTCGCGCATCTACCCGGCGCTTCTGGTGTTCGTCGTCATTGCCATGGTCGCGCTCTCCGGCACGTTCATCGCCTACAAATGGAAGGCGGCACTGACGGCGCTGACATTCACCTACAATTACGCCGGAATTCTCGTCACCCGCGCCGGGGCGCTCGACCATATCTGGTCGCTCTGCGTCGAGGAGCATGCCTACATCATCCTGGCGTTGATCAGCGCGCTCGTCTCCAGCCGCAACCGCGTCATCCCGCTGCTGTTGGCGCTGGCCTTGCTTGCCATGGCCAATGGCGCGGTGTCGTACTGGGTCTTCAAGCTGGACTACGAGGCCACTTACTGGCGCACCGACGTGCACATCGCCTCGATCCTGCTGTCCGCCTCGATCTGCCTGCTCAAGGCCGAAGGCCGGCTGCCGGCCGTGTTGAAGGGCCCCTATGTCGCCCTGGCGGCGGCTGCGGTTGCGGTTCTGTTGTTCATCGACCCGGTGCCGACGCCGATCCACTATCTGCTGGCGGTGCCGTTGCTGGCGCTCGCCGTCAACGCGCTCGATTTCAGCATGCCAATCTTTTCCAATTTGCTGTCGTCCTGGCCGATGGCGACGTTGGGCCTGTGGTCATACTCGCTCTATCTGTGGCAGCAGCCCTTCTACAAATTCGTCTATGAGCAAGGCAGCAACCCATGGCCGATGCTGGCGCGGTCTTTGCCTGCGCGCTTTGCAGCTACTACCTCATCGAGCGGCCGGCGCGTGAATGGTTGA